In Scleropages formosus chromosome 18, fSclFor1.1, whole genome shotgun sequence, one DNA window encodes the following:
- the adar gene encoding double-stranded RNA-specific adenosine deaminase → MSRGRGIPSKKNYRFSSPGHQGKCQYRPSSDANPCSPWAPRLQSIHINANRFSASSFPSTVNSHPHSLPPLSSAPPFPNHPYCYQDSNGVGGQNSETFRQKQIQFLCGHSSEPPDLRSCHQSGNHSSGSRAEIRSGPQPTTLNQQESGHLRNQYNSHRQKQCYSNNRNRGNWCAGYTAGYSGLQRQGGHIQLVRPQTCTQNQKRYQNSTLECGSSILFDSFQNLSLQQDRVPRNSNLETLSNCSSISTFSVTHFAPHCTASSEIQELVLNALTSLSPGKTLQAKVFAKKHNLPRKVINQALYALLRLQKVEKQGGTPPLWTLPRSSSEKKENRFTSDNCASISQEKIELLPKNRQEVVTSAFETGVESEQDNVYSQCSYRDFDLESDTSSDTSDFDQDHPITTVRTMNFVSMGDTKDQILQYLYDSRRANALTLAKKLGFKTAKQINPTLYVLEKQGELRRDPSVSPPFWELSDHKRERMDRHKKATQSAAVEGSSLSLEFLAGAAHLEGIAGTMGHPGGGIKDDQTIANFSCSGQLQPGFEPLPSSLVESMEYGLGNGMSHGPASQVQKHAVVRSDADNNSVPMPDLETITPNIADFPTSAATSYFTNLHQPSLPYQEDIKNGAISQWVSDDIPEFLNAIQPRSEGTVAVSLAAAPQNLGSSRQQKLQEVRSKNPVSGLMEFAQHLGQNCEFLLLDQSGPSHDPRFRMQVVLDGRRFPVAEASSKKLAKKDAAAATLKILLQELEGGVQKEQEGVLQDNSNTAGRNTANDPTADTTGPSFEDPPQALSRSLPGGKNPVSLLMEHSQRTGHAIEFISTGQEGPPHDPRFMFRVKVGEALFPQASAPSKKAARQLAAEEAVKELLGHGRLQLHKPQSSFCPVGEDNGPIMPPCPSLPPLTAAELQAAHEAGVGDLINHLNNNAVSGLLEYARARGFAAEIRLVGQSGPPHDPRFTYQAKLGGRWFPPVCASNKKQGKQEAADAALRVLIGEAEKAARTGELTPELPVSGSTLHDQIAMLSHQRFNALTARIQHSLLGRKILATIIMRRGDNLGTVVSMGTGNRCVKGEELSLKGDTVNDCHAEIISRRGFIRFLYSELMKHRLGSEESIFEPADDGKLKIKPEVTFHLYISTAPCGDGALFDKSCSEAAVPTDSGHMPLFENVKQGKLRTKVENGEGTIPVESSAIVPTWDGIQHGERLRTMSCSDKILRWNVLGLQGALLSHFLHPVYLRTITLGYLYSHGHLTRAVCCRLARDGDDFTKKLPPHFTLNHPEVGRVSVYDSTRHTGKTKESSVNWSLADHTTVEVLDGTKGKVDGPKLDVSRVSKSNMFRLFRALCQLRGRSDLLVLSSYAHAKMAAKSFQTAKAQFFHALSAHGYGAWIGKPLEEKSFEASNIPESGPAPSINSSTHSV, encoded by the exons ATGAGCAGAGGTAGAGGTATCCCCTCCAAAAAGAATTATCGATTTTCCTCTCCCGGTCATCAGGGTAAATGTCAGTATAGGCCGAGTTCTGACGCAAACCCTTGCAGCCCATGGGCCCCCCGTCTCCAGAGCATCCACATTAATGCCAACAGATTTTCTGCATCTTCTTTTCCTTCCACTGTGAACTCGCATCCCCATTCTTTACCACCACTGAGTTCAGCACCTCCTTTCCCCAATCACCCATACTGCTACCAAGATTCAAATGGAGTAGGAGGTCAAAATAGTGAAACTTTTCGGCAGAAGCAGATTCAGTTTTTGTGCGGTCACTCTTCAGAACCTCCAGATCTGAGATCATGTCATCAAAGTGGGAACCACAGTTCAGGCAGTAGGGCTGAGATTAGAAGTGGACCTCAACCAACCACCCTCAACCAGCAAGAGTCTGGGCATCTCAGAAACCAGTATAACAGCCACAGGCAGAAGCAGTGCTAtagcaacaacagaaacagagGAAACTGGTGTGCAGGGTATACTGCTGGTTACAGTGGCCTCCAAAGGCAAGGTGGTCATATCCAGCTAGTAAGGCCACAAACCTGTACCCAGAATCAGAAAAGATATCAAAATTCTACCCTGGAATGTGGAAGTTCAATTTTGTTTGATAGTTTCCAGAATTTATCCTTGCAACAGGACAGAGTACCCAGAAACAGTAATTTGGAGACACTCTCCAATTGTAGTAGTATCAGCACCTTTTCTGTTACTCATTTTGCACCTCATTGTACAGCTAGTTCAGAAATACAAGAACTGGTTCTCAATGCTCTGACTTCTTTAAGCCCAGGGAAAACTCTTCAAGCTAAGgtttttgccaaaaaacataATCTGCCAAGAAAAGTAATCAATCAAGCCCTGTACGCACTGCTTCGATTACAGAAGGTGGAAAAGCAAGGAGGAACTCCACCTCTTTGGACTCTTCCACGAAGTTCAtcagagaaaaaggaaaacagattcACTAGTGATAATTGTGCATCTATATCGCAAGAAAAAATTGAGTTACTTccaaaaaacagacaagaagTAGTTACATCTGCTTTTGAAACTGGTGTTGAGAGTGAACAAGATAACGTGTATAGTCAGTGCAGTTACAGAGATTTTGACCTGGAGTCAGACACTTCTTCTGACACATCTGATTTTGATCAGGACCATCCAATCACTACTGTTAGGACAATGAACTTTGTGAGTATGGGAGATACTAAAGACCAAATTCTGCAATATCTTTATGATTCTCGCAGAGCCAATGCACTCACGCTGGCTAAGAAACTTGGCTTCAAAACTGCGAAGCAGATCAACCCTACACTGTATGTACTGGAGAAGCAGGGTGAACTTAGACGTGACCCCTCTGTTTCACCTCCTTTCTGGGAGCTGTCTGATCATAAAAGGGAGAGGATGGATAGGCATAAGAAAGCCACACAGAGTGCTGCTGTAGAGGGGTCATCTCTATCACTTGAGTTTTTAGCAGGAGCAGCTCACTTGGAAGGAATAGCTGGAACAATGGGGCATCCAGGGGGTGGCATCAAAGATGACCAAACTATTGCCAACTTTTCATGTAGTGGACAGCTACAGCCAGGTTTTGAGCCACTTCCTTCTAGCTTGGTTGAAAGTATGGAATATGGACTAGGTAATGGAATGTCACATGGCCCAGCAAGCCAAgtacaaaaacatgcagtggtCAGATCAGATGCTGACAATAACTCAGTGCCCATGCCAGACCTGGAAACCATTACCCCTAATATCGCAGACTTCCCCACCTCTGCAGCCACGTCATACTTCACTAACCTCCACCAACCTTCCTTACCCTATCAGGAAGACATTAAAAATGGAGCTATTTCTCAGTGGGTGTCAGATGACATCCCTGAGTTTCTGAATGCCATTCAGCCCAGATCTGAAGGGACAGTAGCAGTGTCCCTTGCTGCAGCACCCCAAAATTTGGGTTCAAGCCGCCAGCAAAAACTTCAGGAAGTGCGGTCCAAAAATCCTGTCAGTGGCCTAATGGAGTTTGCCCAGCACTTGGGACAGAACTGTGAGTTCCTCCTCCTCGATCAGTCTGGGCCCTCACATGACCCAAG GTTCAGGATGCAGGTTGTATTGGATGGCCGAAGGTTTCCTGTGGCAGAAGCATCAAGCAAAAAATTAGCTAAGAAGGATGCAGCTGCTGCAACATTGAAAATCCTGCTGCAAGAGTTGGAGGGAGGTGTACAGAAAGAGCAGGAGGGTGTGTTACAGGATAACAGCAATACAGCTGGAAGGAATACTGCCAATGACCCAACAGCTGATACCACT GGACCTTCTTTCGAAGATCCCCCACAGGCACTGTCACGCTCCTTGCCAGGAGGAAAGAACCCTGTGTCCCTGCTTATGGAGCACAGCCAGCGTACTGGGCATGCCATAGAATTCATCAGCACAGGGCAGGAGGGGCCACCACATGATCCACG CTTCATGTTCAGAGTGAAGGTGGGGGAAGCACTTTTTCCACAGGCTTCAGCTCCCAGTAAAAAAGCAGCTCGTCAGTTGGCTGCAGAGGAGGCTGTGAAGGAGTTACTTGGACATGGACGACTGCAGCTCCACAAG CCTCAGTCAAGTTTCTGCCCTGTTGGGGAAGATAACGGGCCTATCATGCCTCCTTGTCCCTCCCTACCCCCGCTGACGGCAGCAGAGCTGCAGGCAGCCCATGAGGCAGGGGTAGGCGATCTCATCAACCACCTGAACAATAACGCAGTGTCAGGGCTTCTCGAGTATGCTCGAGCACGAGGCTTTGCTGCTGAGATCCGCCTGGTGGGCCAGTCAGGACCTCCACATGACCCAAG GTTCACCTACCAGGCAAAATTGGGTGGCCGTTGGTTCCCACCGGTTTGTGCCAGCAACAAGAAGCAGGGCAAACAGGAGGCAGCTGATGCGGCCCTCAGGGTGTTGATTGGGGAGGCAGAGAAAGCAGCCCGCACCGGGGAGCTTACACCAGAG ctcccagtGAGTGGCAGCACCCTGCACGACCAGATCGCCATGTTGAGCCACCAGCGCTTCAATGCCCTCACTGCCCGCATCCAGCACAGCTTGCTGGGTCGCAAGATTCTTGCCACCATTATAATGAGGAGAGGGGACAACCTTGGCACTGTAGTCAGCATGGGAACTG gCAATCGGTGTGTTAAAGGAGAAGAGTTAAGCCTTAAAGGGGACACAGTCAATGACTGCCATGCAGAAATTATTTCCAGAAGAGGGTTCATCAG GTTTTTGTACAGTGAGCTGATGAAGCACAGGTTGGGCTCAGAAGAGAGTATATTTGAACCAGCAGATGACGGCAAGCTCAAAATAAAGCCTGAGGTCACCTTTCACCTTTATATCAG TACTGCCCCTTGTGGAGATGGTGCTCTATTTGACAAGTCCTGCAGCGAGGCAGCAGTGCCAACTGACAGTGGACACATGCcactttttgaaaatgtcaagCAAGGAAAGCTGCGCACCAAAGTGGAGAATG GAGAGGGCACTATTCCCGTGGAGTCGAGCGCCATAGTGCCTACATGGGATGGCATCCAGCATGGTGAGCGACTGCGCACCATGAGCTGCAGTGACAAGATCCTTCGCTGGAATGTGCTGGGCCTGCAAGGAGCGCTACTGAGCCACTTTCTACACCCTGTGTACCTTCGTACTATTACTTTAG GTTACTTGTACAGCCATGGACATTTGACCCGGGCAGTATGCTGCCGACTGGCCAGGGATGGTGATGACTTCACCAAGAAACTTCCTCCCCACTTCACCCTGAACCACCCTGAG GTGGGCCGTGTAAGTGTTTATGACTCCACGCGGCACACAGGCAAAACCAAGGAGTCCAGTGTAAACTGGAGCCTGGCAGACCACACCACTGTAGAGGTTTTGGATGGGACTAAAGGCAAAGTGGATGG ACCCAAACTGGATGTGTCCCGTGTCTCCAAGTCCAACATGTTCCGCCTCTTTCGAGCCCTGTGCCAGTTGCGGGGCCGTTCTGACCTGTTGGTACTATCCTCCTATGCGCACGCAAAGATGGCCGCAAAGTCTTTCCAGACGGCAAAAGCGCAGTTTTTCCATGCTCTCAGTGCACATGGCTATGGGGCCTGGATTGGTAAGCCCTTGGAGGAGAAGAGCTTTGAGGCTAGTAACATCCCTGAGAGTGGTCCTGCTCCCAGCATAAACAGTAGTACTCACAGTGTGTAG